One window of the Asticcacaulis sp. SL142 genome contains the following:
- a CDS encoding pirin family protein: protein MSVTNSIVRDNTSDKTRSVARLVRGIPATDGAGVKLNRVLGTQALPAVDPFLMMDEFRSDDPSAYIAGFPDHPHRGFETITYMLAGRMRHKDSKGNEGLLGPGDVQWMTTARGLVHSEMPEQEDGLMQGFQLWLNLPAKEKMLDPKYQDIPAATIPEITYDDAHLKVIAGEYRHLKGPIASPTTQPFIVDVTLKADGDIGLPVPTGHDGFVYVFDGAVEIDHTVVTKGQAAVLTAGQSLVLTAGSDGARALVVTGVPLKEPIARHGPFVMNTPQEIHQAFADYQSGKF, encoded by the coding sequence ATGTCCGTTACCAATTCCATCGTACGCGACAACACATCGGATAAGACACGGTCTGTTGCGCGTCTGGTGCGCGGCATCCCCGCTACCGATGGCGCCGGCGTCAAGCTTAACCGTGTGCTCGGCACTCAGGCCCTGCCCGCGGTCGATCCGTTTCTGATGATGGATGAGTTCCGCTCTGACGATCCCTCGGCCTATATTGCCGGTTTCCCGGATCATCCCCATCGTGGTTTCGAGACCATCACCTATATGCTGGCTGGACGGATGCGCCATAAGGACTCAAAAGGCAACGAAGGCCTGCTCGGCCCCGGTGATGTGCAGTGGATGACGACCGCGCGCGGTTTGGTTCATTCGGAAATGCCTGAGCAGGAAGATGGCCTGATGCAGGGCTTTCAGCTCTGGCTTAACCTGCCCGCCAAGGAAAAGATGCTTGATCCCAAGTATCAGGATATTCCGGCGGCGACTATCCCTGAGATCACCTATGACGATGCCCACCTCAAGGTCATTGCCGGTGAGTATCGCCACCTGAAAGGCCCGATAGCCTCCCCGACCACGCAGCCATTTATCGTCGACGTCACGCTGAAGGCTGATGGCGATATCGGTCTGCCGGTGCCGACCGGTCACGATGGCTTTGTCTATGTGTTCGACGGCGCGGTTGAGATTGACCACACGGTGGTCACCAAAGGACAGGCGGCGGTTTTGACGGCCGGTCAGTCGCTGGTGCTAACCGCAGGCTCTGACGGTGCGCGCGCCTTGGTGGTGACGGGTGTGCCGCTGAAAGAGCCCATCGCCCGCCACGGCCCGTTCGTCATGAACACGCCGCAGGAAATCCATCAGGCCTTTGCCGATTATCAGAGCGGCAAATTTTAG
- a CDS encoding FMN-dependent NADH-azoreductase, whose protein sequence is MSKVLIINSAATGDGSVSAQLTDAFKAKYAAVNPLATFTEHDFGKAPLAPLSSLNIAGFAGTAGENPAEIELSQTSDALIAELEAADLLVIGSPMYNFGISALLKTWFDYVLRAGRTFRYTAAGPEGLLKGKKAIIVLARGGLYSEGPLAAIDFQEGHIKTMLGFIGITDVTVVRAEKIAFGPEFKAEAIEAATAELLKLAA, encoded by the coding sequence ATGTCTAAAGTCCTGATCATCAATTCCGCCGCCACCGGTGACGGCTCGGTTTCCGCACAATTAACCGACGCGTTTAAGGCCAAATATGCCGCCGTTAATCCGCTGGCTACCTTTACCGAACATGATTTCGGCAAGGCCCCGCTGGCGCCGTTGTCGAGCCTAAATATCGCCGGTTTTGCCGGAACCGCCGGTGAAAATCCTGCCGAGATCGAACTGTCGCAGACCTCGGATGCTCTGATTGCTGAACTCGAAGCCGCTGACCTTCTGGTTATCGGATCGCCAATGTATAATTTCGGTATTTCGGCCTTACTCAAGACGTGGTTTGATTATGTCCTGCGTGCCGGTCGCACATTCCGCTACACTGCGGCCGGCCCGGAAGGTCTGCTGAAAGGCAAGAAGGCAATTATCGTTCTGGCCCGTGGCGGTCTCTATTCCGAAGGCCCGCTAGCGGCAATCGATTTTCAGGAAGGTCACATCAAGACTATGCTCGGCTTTATCGGCATCACTGATGTGACCGTGGTGCGTGCTGAGAAAATCGCCTTTGGGCCGGAGTTCAAGGCCGAAGCGATTGAAGCGGCGACCGCTGAGTTGCTGAAACTGGCGGCTTAA
- a CDS encoding glutathione S-transferase family protein has translation MGLLVDGKWQDQWYDTKASNGRFIRTEAQYRNWVTANGAPGPSGEGGFTAEAGRYHLYVSLACPWAHRTLIVRHLKGLEDLISVSVVHWIMREDGWTFAEGPGVVPDPLGAKFMHEVYTRDNPTYSGRVTVPVLWDKHQNRIVSNESSEIIRMFNEAFDGLSAKPGNYYPENLRAEIDAVNARVYDTVNNGVYKAGFATTQDAYEDAVVPLFDSLDWLEDRLSRARYLVGNILTEADIRLFTTLIRFDPVYVGHFKCNLRRIADSPHLSAYVRDIFQTADIAATVNFEHIKGHYYQSHLNINPTGIVPNGPILDMYAPHNRSTVGS, from the coding sequence ATGGGCCTTTTGGTTGACGGTAAGTGGCAGGATCAGTGGTATGACACCAAAGCCTCAAACGGGCGCTTTATTCGTACCGAGGCTCAGTATCGTAACTGGGTAACGGCTAACGGTGCGCCCGGCCCATCGGGTGAGGGCGGATTTACAGCCGAGGCCGGACGCTATCACCTCTATGTCAGTCTGGCCTGCCCCTGGGCGCACCGCACCCTGATTGTGCGCCACCTCAAAGGACTGGAGGATCTGATTTCGGTCAGTGTGGTTCACTGGATTATGCGCGAAGACGGCTGGACGTTTGCTGAGGGCCCCGGCGTTGTGCCCGATCCGCTGGGGGCTAAGTTCATGCATGAGGTCTATACGCGCGATAACCCGACCTACAGCGGGCGGGTGACCGTGCCGGTGCTGTGGGACAAACATCAAAACCGCATCGTCAGTAATGAAAGCTCCGAAATCATCCGCATGTTTAATGAGGCGTTTGATGGCTTGAGCGCAAAACCGGGGAACTATTATCCGGAAAATCTGCGCGCTGAGATCGATGCGGTCAATGCTCGCGTTTATGACACCGTCAATAACGGGGTCTATAAGGCGGGTTTTGCGACCACGCAGGACGCCTATGAAGATGCGGTGGTGCCGCTGTTTGACAGTCTGGATTGGCTGGAAGATCGGTTGTCGCGTGCGCGTTATCTGGTCGGCAATATTCTGACCGAGGCCGATATCCGCCTGTTCACGACCCTGATTCGGTTTGATCCGGTCTATGTCGGGCATTTCAAGTGCAATCTGCGCCGGATTGCCGATTCCCCTCATCTGTCGGCCTATGTGCGCGATATTTTCCAGACGGCTGATATCGCCGCGACCGTCAATTTTGAGCACATCAAGGGCCACTATTACCAAAGCCACCTGAACATCAATCCGACCGGCATCGTACCAAATGGCCCCATTCTGGACATGTATGCGCCTCACAATCGCTCAACTGTCGGCTCATAA